One genomic region from Sphingomicrobium aestuariivivum encodes:
- the rpsO gene encoding 30S ribosomal protein S15 has protein sequence MSITVERKAELVKEYGRSEGDTGSTEVQVAILTDRINTLTDHFKSHKKDNHSRRGLLMMVNKRRSLLDYLKREDHDRYATLIKKLGLRK, from the coding sequence ATGTCGATTACTGTCGAACGCAAGGCCGAACTGGTCAAGGAATATGGTCGCAGCGAAGGTGATACCGGCTCGACCGAAGTGCAGGTCGCAATCCTGACCGACCGCATCAACACCCTGACCGACCACTTCAAGTCGCACAAGAAGGACAACCACTCGCGTCGCGGCTTGCTCATGATGGTCAACAAGCGTCGTTCGCTGCTCGATTACCTGAAGCGCGAAGACCACGACCGCTACGCCACGCTCATCAAGAAGCTCGGCCTGCGCAAGTAA
- the truB gene encoding tRNA pseudouridine(55) synthase TruB, producing the protein MLHGWIVLDKPVGIGSTPCVGKVKRALREMGIRKPKVGHGGTLDPLASGVLPIAIGEATKLAGRMLDATKAYWFTLRFGEETDTLDVEGKVIATSDHVPSEQQIIDVLPGFTGTIEQMPPAFSALKVDGKRAYDLARAGETVELDSRTVTIFELRLIAFDGLEARFHAVVSKGTYIRSLARDIALAVESRGHVTKLRRTRAGPFDLSQAISLDKLEEISKARHLDDEVLPLNAGLDDIPALAVSPEEARILKHGQRLQGHPAPPGQHLAMEGDTPIALVEVEDGEVAVLRGFNL; encoded by the coding sequence ATGCTCCACGGCTGGATCGTCCTCGACAAGCCGGTTGGGATCGGCTCGACCCCCTGTGTCGGCAAGGTCAAGCGCGCGCTGCGCGAAATGGGCATCCGCAAACCCAAGGTCGGCCACGGCGGCACGCTCGACCCGCTGGCGAGCGGTGTCCTTCCCATTGCGATCGGCGAGGCGACCAAGCTGGCAGGACGCATGCTCGATGCCACCAAGGCCTATTGGTTCACGCTCCGATTCGGCGAGGAAACCGATACGCTCGATGTCGAAGGCAAGGTGATCGCCACCAGCGACCATGTCCCGTCCGAACAGCAAATTATCGACGTGTTACCGGGCTTCACCGGCACGATCGAGCAGATGCCGCCCGCTTTCTCTGCGCTCAAGGTCGACGGCAAGCGCGCCTATGACCTCGCCCGAGCCGGCGAGACGGTGGAGCTCGACAGCCGCACGGTCACCATCTTCGAATTGCGCTTGATCGCCTTCGATGGGCTCGAAGCGCGCTTTCACGCGGTCGTGTCGAAGGGCACATACATCCGCTCGCTGGCACGGGATATCGCGCTGGCGGTTGAATCGCGTGGGCACGTCACCAAGTTGAGGCGGACCCGCGCCGGTCCCTTCGACCTGTCACAAGCGATTTCGCTGGACAAATTGGAGGAAATCTCTAAGGCGCGCCACTTGGACGACGAGGTGCTCCCGCTTAACGCGGGGCTGGACGACATCCCGGCCCTCGCCGTCTCGCCCGAAGAAGCGCGGATCCTGAAACATGGACAGCGGCTCCAAGGGCACCCCGCACCGCCCGGGCAGCATCTGGCGATGGAGGGTGACACCCCCATCGCTTTGGTCGAGGTGGAGGATGGCGAGGTCGCCGTCCTGCGCGGGTTCAACCTGTAA
- a CDS encoding thymidine kinase, with amino-acid sequence MAKLYFYYAAMNAGKSTTLLQTDFNYRERGMGTMLWTAALDDRMGEGTIGSRIGLETEAHRFEVATPLYERIAAEKNARPLDCILVDEAQFLTQQQVLDLAEVADRLKIPVICYGLRTDFQGELFPGSAALLAIADKLVELKAVCECGAKATMNLRVDGEGRAVAQGAQTEIGGNDRYVALCRKHFNDRLRAAAAAA; translated from the coding sequence ATGGCCAAGCTCTATTTCTATTATGCCGCGATGAATGCGGGCAAGTCGACGACGCTCCTGCAGACCGACTTCAACTATCGCGAACGCGGCATGGGCACGATGCTCTGGACCGCGGCCCTCGATGACCGCATGGGCGAAGGCACCATCGGCAGCCGCATCGGCCTCGAGACCGAGGCGCACCGCTTCGAGGTCGCTACCCCGCTTTACGAGCGCATCGCAGCCGAGAAGAACGCCCGCCCGCTCGACTGTATCCTCGTCGACGAGGCGCAGTTCCTCACGCAGCAACAGGTCCTCGATCTCGCCGAGGTCGCCGACCGGCTGAAGATTCCCGTCATCTGCTACGGCCTGCGCACCGACTTCCAGGGCGAACTCTTCCCCGGCTCCGCCGCGCTGCTGGCTATCGCGGACAAGCTCGTCGAGCTGAAGGCCGTTTGCGAATGCGGCGCCAAGGCGACGATGAACCTGCGCGTCGACGGCGAGGGCCGCGCGGTGGCGCAAGGGGCGCAGACCGAGATCGGCGGCAATGACCGCTACGTCGCGCTCTGCCGCAAGCATTTCAACGACCGCCTGCGCGCCGCCGCCGCCGCCGCCTGA
- the rbfA gene encoding 30S ribosome-binding factor RbfA, with protein sequence MKQKASSTEPSVRMLRVGEQVRHALSDVLSRGDVHDEALSKTPISVTEVRMSPDLRHALVFVKPLLGGNEEEVLTALKKNVRYLRGEVSKRVAMKFAASLKFKVDESFDEGSHIDSLLRTDKVARDVAKDEEE encoded by the coding sequence ATGAAGCAGAAAGCCTCTTCTACCGAACCGTCGGTGCGCATGCTGCGCGTCGGCGAACAGGTGCGCCACGCCCTGTCCGACGTTCTCAGCCGTGGCGACGTCCATGACGAGGCGCTCTCGAAAACCCCGATCTCGGTCACCGAGGTGCGGATGAGCCCCGACCTTCGCCATGCGCTGGTCTTCGTGAAGCCGCTTCTCGGCGGCAACGAGGAAGAGGTGCTGACCGCATTGAAGAAGAACGTCCGCTACCTGCGCGGCGAAGTCTCCAAGCGTGTCGCCATGAAGTTCGCCGCCTCCTTGAAGTTCAAGGTCGACGAGAGCTTCGACGAGGGCAGCCATATCGACAGCCTGCTGCGCACCGACAAGGTCGCCCGCGACGTCGCGAAGGACGAAGAGGAATAG
- the infB gene encoding translation initiation factor IF-2, with product MSDDKKKLGTRAPLGVKKTIEAGQVKQSFSHGRSNTVVVEVKKRRILKPGDAAAAPKEEAKTPEAEAPKKEAPAKDAARKPAPAPKKAAAPKRPLTAAERREQVKELERQAEEARMAALEESRRRDEQAKARASEEEARRAEENRKAEEEAERRAKEEAEQAKKDAAAKAKAEKAAAAAPAPRSAKPAPAKPAAPKRDDRNKGRPAPDRRSGKLTVNRALRGDGGGRARSLAALKRAREKEKRAQAGQSGPREKTYRDVQVPDHITVGDLAKRMGEKAADLVKSLFNMGMMVTVNQTIDQDTAELLVNEFGHNVQRVSDSDIDIDTTEDVDAEDTLKARPPVVTIMGHVDHGKTSLLDAIRGADVAAGEAGGITQHIGAYQVTPKGGDPITFLDTPGHEAFTEMRARGATVTDLAILVVAADDGLKPQTVEAINHIKAAGVPMIVAINKIDTAGSNPQKIREELLQHEIIVEAMSGEVQDVEVSAKEKTNIDKLLEAINLQAELLELKANPDRDADGTVVEAKLDKGRGPVATVLIKRGTLKVGDTFVAGAAAGKVRALIDDHGRRVKKAGPSFPVEVLGLSGVPSAGDQFTVVENDQRAREVAEYRQSVLDKKRTTAAPMSLESMFDKKGSSTISFPLIIKADVQGTAEAVVNAVKKISTEDIEVRVIHSGVGAITESDVTLAASSGAPIIGFNARPNAKAKEIAKRDQVELRYYDVIYHLTDWVKQAMAGELGPEIIEHIVGKAEVKQVFRSGKKDKAAGLLVLEGVIKKGLHARLTRDDVIVSKTTIASLRRFKDDVDQVEAGTECGAVLEDTNDIAPGDMLEIFEIEERERQL from the coding sequence ATGAGCGACGATAAGAAAAAGCTCGGGACCCGTGCACCCCTCGGCGTCAAGAAGACGATCGAAGCCGGCCAGGTGAAGCAGAGCTTCAGCCACGGCCGCTCGAATACCGTCGTGGTCGAGGTCAAGAAGCGCCGCATCCTGAAGCCGGGCGATGCCGCCGCGGCCCCCAAGGAAGAGGCAAAGACCCCCGAGGCCGAGGCCCCCAAGAAGGAAGCGCCCGCCAAGGACGCCGCCCGCAAGCCCGCGCCGGCGCCCAAGAAGGCCGCCGCGCCCAAGCGCCCGCTGACCGCCGCGGAACGCCGCGAGCAGGTCAAGGAACTCGAGCGCCAGGCCGAGGAAGCCCGCATGGCAGCGCTCGAGGAATCGCGCCGCCGCGACGAGCAGGCCAAGGCCCGTGCGAGCGAGGAAGAAGCCCGCCGCGCCGAGGAAAACCGCAAGGCCGAGGAAGAGGCCGAGCGCCGCGCCAAGGAAGAAGCCGAGCAGGCCAAGAAGGACGCTGCCGCCAAGGCCAAGGCCGAAAAGGCCGCCGCTGCCGCGCCCGCACCGCGTTCGGCCAAGCCCGCCCCCGCCAAGCCCGCCGCGCCCAAGCGCGACGATCGCAACAAGGGCCGTCCGGCCCCCGACCGCCGCTCGGGCAAGCTCACCGTCAACCGCGCCCTGCGCGGCGACGGCGGTGGCCGTGCGCGCAGCCTCGCAGCCTTGAAGCGTGCCCGCGAGAAGGAAAAGCGGGCGCAGGCCGGCCAGTCGGGCCCGCGCGAGAAGACCTACCGCGACGTCCAGGTCCCCGACCACATCACGGTCGGCGATCTCGCCAAGCGCATGGGCGAGAAAGCGGCCGACCTCGTCAAGTCGCTCTTCAACATGGGCATGATGGTCACCGTCAACCAGACGATCGACCAGGACACCGCCGAACTGCTGGTCAACGAATTCGGCCATAACGTGCAGCGCGTCAGCGACAGCGATATCGACATCGACACCACCGAGGATGTCGATGCCGAGGACACCCTCAAGGCGCGTCCGCCGGTCGTGACCATCATGGGCCATGTCGACCACGGCAAGACCTCGCTCCTCGACGCCATTCGCGGCGCCGACGTGGCGGCGGGCGAAGCCGGCGGCATCACCCAGCATATCGGGGCCTATCAGGTCACGCCCAAGGGCGGCGATCCGATCACCTTCCTCGATACGCCGGGCCACGAGGCCTTCACCGAGATGCGCGCTCGCGGCGCCACCGTCACCGACCTCGCGATCCTCGTGGTCGCCGCCGATGACGGCCTCAAGCCGCAGACGGTCGAGGCGATCAACCACATCAAGGCGGCCGGCGTGCCGATGATCGTGGCGATCAACAAGATCGACACCGCAGGCTCCAACCCGCAAAAGATCCGCGAGGAACTCTTGCAGCACGAGATCATCGTCGAGGCGATGTCGGGCGAGGTGCAGGACGTCGAGGTGTCGGCCAAGGAAAAGACCAACATCGACAAGCTCCTCGAGGCGATCAACCTCCAGGCGGAGCTGCTCGAACTCAAGGCCAACCCCGACCGCGATGCCGACGGCACCGTCGTCGAAGCCAAGCTCGACAAGGGCCGCGGCCCTGTTGCGACCGTGCTCATCAAGCGCGGCACGCTCAAGGTCGGCGACACCTTCGTCGCCGGCGCTGCCGCCGGCAAAGTCCGCGCCCTCATCGACGACCATGGTCGCCGCGTGAAGAAGGCGGGTCCGTCCTTCCCGGTCGAGGTTCTCGGCCTGTCGGGCGTGCCGTCGGCGGGTGACCAGTTCACCGTCGTCGAGAATGACCAGCGTGCCCGCGAAGTCGCGGAATATCGCCAGAGCGTCCTCGACAAGAAGCGCACCACCGCCGCGCCGATGAGCCTCGAATCGATGTTCGACAAGAAGGGCAGCTCGACCATCAGCTTCCCGCTGATCATCAAGGCCGACGTACAGGGCACCGCCGAGGCGGTCGTCAACGCGGTCAAGAAGATCTCGACCGAGGACATCGAGGTCCGCGTCATCCATTCGGGTGTCGGCGCGATCACCGAGAGCGACGTGACGCTCGCCGCCTCGAGCGGCGCGCCGATCATCGGCTTCAACGCGCGTCCCAATGCCAAGGCCAAGGAAATCGCCAAGCGCGACCAGGTCGAACTGCGCTACTATGATGTCATCTACCACCTCACCGACTGGGTGAAGCAGGCGATGGCGGGCGAACTCGGCCCCGAGATCATCGAGCACATCGTCGGCAAGGCCGAGGTCAAGCAGGTGTTCCGTTCGGGCAAGAAGGACAAGGCCGCCGGCCTCCTCGTTCTCGAAGGCGTCATCAAGAAGGGCCTCCACGCCCGTCTTACCCGCGACGATGTCATCGTCTCGAAGACGACCATCGCCTCGCTTCGCCGCTTCAAGGACGATGTCGACCAGGTCGAAGCCGGGACCGAATGCGGTGCCGTGCTCGAGGACACCAACGACATCGCACCGGGCGATATGCTCGAGATCTTCGAGATCGAGGAGCGCGAGCGCCAGCTTTAA
- a CDS encoding DUF448 domain-containing protein: protein MGTNERQLSDNRSPERTCILTRDAGAKDALVRLALGPDGQVLPDVRAKAPGRGAYVGVTRAQLDEAQAKGKLKGALARAFKTGQLDIPADLGARIEEALRRNFLDRLGLEARGGMLISGSEKVDVACRKGEAMLLLHASDASADGVSKLGQGWRMGGGEELGMAGGLVLPFDRTTLSSALGRGNAVHLALVDAGAARRVSHALARYQAFLGNDARVNGGEPAGTEPVSEDLRNEGTE, encoded by the coding sequence ATGGGAACCAATGAGCGCCAACTAAGCGATAACCGGTCGCCCGAACGCACCTGCATCCTGACGAGGGATGCGGGCGCGAAGGACGCGCTTGTCCGTCTCGCCCTCGGGCCCGACGGACAGGTGCTTCCAGACGTGCGCGCCAAGGCCCCCGGCCGCGGCGCCTATGTCGGTGTCACCCGCGCGCAGCTCGACGAGGCGCAGGCCAAGGGCAAGCTGAAGGGCGCGCTCGCCCGCGCCTTCAAGACCGGCCAGCTCGACATCCCCGCCGACCTCGGCGCGCGGATCGAGGAGGCCTTGCGCCGCAACTTCCTCGACCGCCTCGGCCTCGAGGCACGTGGCGGCATGCTGATCTCGGGCTCCGAGAAGGTCGACGTCGCCTGCCGCAAGGGCGAGGCGATGCTGCTCCTCCATGCCAGCGATGCCAGCGCCGACGGCGTGTCCAAGCTCGGCCAGGGCTGGCGCATGGGCGGCGGCGAGGAACTGGGGATGGCCGGGGGACTTGTTCTCCCGTTCGATCGCACCACATTGAGTAGTGCACTTGGCCGCGGCAACGCGGTCCATCTCGCGCTGGTCGATGCCGGTGCCGCCAGGCGCGTTTCGCACGCGCTGGCCCGATACCAAGCTTTTCTTGGGAATGATGCTAGGGTAAACGGCGGCGAGCCCGCCGGGACCGAGCCCGTGAGCGAAGATTTGAGGAACGAAGGAACAGAATGA
- the nusA gene encoding transcription termination factor NusA, with product MASTPPPAATANKAELLAIADAVAREKLIDKGIVIEAMEDAIQRAARARYGQENDIRAKLDPNTGDLRLWRVLEVVEEVEDNFKQIDPKAAQKLQEGAAVGDYLVDPLPPIEFGRIAAQAAKQVIFQKVRDAERERQYEEFKDRAGEVITGVVKRVEFGHVVVDLGRAEGVIRRDQQIPREMVRVGDRIRSLILRVSREVRGPQIFLSRAHPDFMRKLFAQEVPEIYDGIIEIKAAARDPGSRAKIGVISYDSSIDPVGACVGMKGSRVQAVVQELQGEKIDIIPWSEDLATFVVNALQPATVSRVVIDEEEGRIEVVVPDDQLSLAIGRRGQNVRLASQLTDSQIDILTEADASEKRQKEFTERTEMFQNELDVDETLAQLLVAEGFTSLEEVAYVPQDELSTIEGLDEEIAEELQSRAKEALERAEEAARGKRRELGVDDAVAELPHMTEIMAVTLGEAGLKTLDDVADLATDELIQKKRTDNRRRGDTRRSGDDHRGGVLGEYGLTEEQGNEIIMAARAHWFEDEEEAPAASASEEDAAADGNQ from the coding sequence ATGGCTAGCACGCCTCCTCCCGCAGCCACGGCCAACAAGGCAGAGCTCCTTGCCATTGCCGACGCTGTTGCGCGCGAAAAACTGATCGACAAGGGCATCGTCATCGAGGCGATGGAAGATGCGATCCAGCGCGCCGCCCGTGCCCGCTACGGCCAGGAAAACGACATCCGCGCCAAGCTCGACCCGAACACCGGCGACCTTCGCCTGTGGCGCGTCCTCGAGGTCGTCGAGGAAGTCGAAGACAACTTCAAGCAGATCGACCCCAAGGCCGCCCAGAAGCTGCAGGAAGGCGCCGCCGTCGGCGACTATCTGGTCGACCCGCTGCCGCCGATCGAATTCGGCCGCATCGCCGCACAGGCTGCCAAGCAGGTCATCTTCCAGAAGGTCCGCGACGCCGAGCGCGAGCGCCAGTATGAGGAATTCAAGGACCGCGCCGGCGAAGTCATCACCGGTGTCGTCAAGCGCGTCGAATTCGGCCACGTCGTCGTCGACCTCGGCCGCGCCGAAGGCGTCATCCGCCGCGACCAGCAGATCCCGCGCGAAATGGTCCGCGTCGGCGACCGCATCCGCTCGCTGATCCTGCGCGTTTCCCGCGAAGTCCGCGGCCCGCAGATCTTCCTGTCGCGCGCCCATCCCGACTTCATGCGCAAGCTGTTCGCGCAGGAAGTGCCGGAGATCTACGACGGCATCATCGAGATCAAGGCCGCCGCCCGCGATCCGGGTTCGCGCGCCAAGATCGGCGTCATCAGCTACGACAGCTCGATCGACCCCGTCGGCGCCTGCGTCGGCATGAAGGGCAGCCGCGTCCAGGCCGTCGTCCAGGAGCTGCAGGGCGAGAAGATCGACATCATCCCGTGGTCGGAAGATCTCGCGACCTTCGTCGTCAACGCGCTCCAGCCCGCGACCGTCAGCCGCGTCGTCATCGACGAGGAAGAAGGCCGCATCGAGGTCGTCGTGCCCGATGACCAGCTGTCGCTCGCCATCGGCCGCCGCGGCCAGAACGTGCGTCTCGCCAGCCAGCTGACCGACAGCCAGATCGACATCCTGACCGAGGCCGATGCCTCCGAGAAGCGCCAGAAGGAATTCACCGAGCGCACCGAGATGTTCCAGAACGAGCTGGACGTCGACGAGACGCTGGCCCAGCTGCTGGTCGCCGAAGGCTTCACCAGCCTCGAGGAAGTCGCCTACGTCCCGCAGGACGAGCTTTCGACCATCGAGGGTCTCGACGAGGAAATCGCCGAGGAACTGCAGAGCCGCGCCAAGGAAGCCTTGGAGCGCGCCGAGGAAGCCGCCCGGGGCAAGCGCCGCGAACTGGGTGTCGACGATGCCGTCGCCGAACTGCCGCACATGACCGAGATCATGGCGGTGACGCTGGGCGAAGCCGGCCTCAAGACGCTCGACGATGTCGCCGACCTCGCCACCGACGAGCTCATCCAGAAGAAGCGCACCGACAATCGTCGTCGCGGCGACACCCGTCGCTCGGGCGATGACCATCGCGGCGGCGTGCTCGGCGAATATGGCCTGACCGAAGAGCAGGGCAACGAGATCATCATGGCTGCCCGCGCCCACTGGTTCGAAGACGAGGAAGAGGCTCCTGCCGCTTCCGCATCCGAGGAGGACGCGGCAGCGGATGGGAACCAATGA
- the rimP gene encoding ribosome maturation protein RimP yields MADMDQIANIIEPVVKAMGFELVRVKMMGGEEEPTLQVMAERPDTRQLTIDDCAAISRALDEPLEEADPIEHAYRLEVSSPGIDRPLTRLKDYSDWSGHLARITLEEKLAGQKKFKGVIDGVDGETIMLTDDHEKEHRIPYPMIEDAKLLFTDRLLQETQPLSAEGAEEINEEEGTDNG; encoded by the coding sequence TTGGCCGACATGGATCAGATCGCGAACATTATCGAACCGGTGGTGAAGGCCATGGGCTTCGAGCTTGTGCGCGTGAAGATGATGGGCGGCGAAGAGGAACCCACGCTTCAGGTCATGGCCGAGCGCCCCGACACGCGCCAGCTGACGATCGACGATTGCGCCGCCATTAGCCGCGCCCTCGACGAGCCGCTCGAAGAGGCCGACCCCATCGAGCATGCCTATCGCCTCGAAGTGTCGTCGCCCGGCATCGACCGCCCGCTGACGCGCCTCAAGGACTATAGCGACTGGTCGGGCCACCTCGCCCGCATCACGCTCGAGGAAAAGCTCGCGGGCCAGAAGAAGTTCAAGGGCGTGATCGACGGCGTCGATGGCGAGACCATCATGCTCACCGACGATCATGAGAAGGAGCATCGCATCCCTTATCCCATGATCGAGGATGCCAAGCTCCTGTTTACCGACAGGCTCCTCCAGGAAACCCAGCCGCTCTCCGCCGAGGGCGCCGAAGAGATCAACGAAGAAGAGGGTACCGACAATGGCTAG
- a CDS encoding PQQ-dependent sugar dehydrogenase, which yields MRHLSVLALLFATSACEEVPAGEGAARAAPEGGGAGPVLRGAKVALADAPFAVEELGNFDEPWAAAFMPGTPLLFITSKRGGIVFKDVVSGRLGSVQSGLPDIAYGGQGGLGDIAFSPGFEVENPGRLYLSWVESGADGTRGAVVGRGMLLCEEADSCRLEGLEVLWRQDKTGGSGHYSHRLHFSPDGQHLFVTSGDRQKQDPAQDLSNNLGAVLRLTPDGKAAPDNPFADRGGSAAQVWSYGHRNLLGIDSDGEGRLWVSEMGPRHGDELNLVEKGANYGWPEASYGDNYNGSPIPDHAPGDGYVGPAATWVPATSPASLLIYKGAMFPDWRGDAIVPGLSGKELNVVSLEGGRATAMTSYAFGMRLREVVAGPDGALYILEDQGSRGGDGTLMRLVPKS from the coding sequence TTGCGTCACCTGTCCGTCCTAGCCCTCCTGTTCGCCACCAGCGCTTGCGAGGAGGTGCCGGCAGGCGAGGGGGCGGCACGCGCCGCGCCGGAGGGGGGCGGCGCGGGCCCGGTGCTGCGCGGCGCCAAAGTGGCGCTGGCCGACGCGCCCTTCGCGGTGGAGGAGCTGGGCAATTTCGACGAACCGTGGGCGGCCGCCTTCATGCCGGGCACACCGCTCCTCTTCATCACGTCCAAGCGTGGCGGGATCGTCTTCAAGGACGTCGTGTCGGGGCGGCTGGGATCGGTCCAAAGCGGTCTGCCCGACATCGCTTACGGCGGGCAGGGCGGGCTCGGCGACATCGCCTTCTCACCGGGTTTCGAGGTCGAAAATCCCGGACGCCTCTATCTCAGCTGGGTCGAGAGCGGGGCGGACGGTACGCGCGGCGCCGTCGTCGGCCGCGGCATGCTCCTGTGCGAGGAGGCCGACAGTTGCCGTCTCGAGGGGCTCGAGGTCCTCTGGCGGCAGGACAAGACCGGCGGGTCGGGCCATTATTCGCACCGCCTCCATTTCTCGCCCGATGGCCAGCACCTCTTCGTGACATCCGGAGACCGGCAGAAGCAGGATCCGGCGCAGGACCTGTCGAACAATCTCGGGGCGGTGTTGCGGCTGACGCCCGATGGCAAGGCCGCGCCCGATAATCCGTTCGCGGATCGTGGCGGCTCGGCGGCGCAAGTCTGGAGCTACGGGCATCGCAACCTGCTCGGCATCGACTCCGACGGCGAGGGGCGCTTGTGGGTGAGCGAGATGGGGCCGCGCCATGGCGATGAACTCAACCTCGTCGAGAAGGGCGCCAATTACGGCTGGCCCGAGGCGAGCTATGGCGACAACTACAATGGCTCGCCCATCCCCGACCATGCGCCGGGCGACGGCTATGTCGGACCTGCGGCGACCTGGGTGCCAGCAACGAGCCCCGCGAGCCTGCTCATCTACAAGGGCGCGATGTTCCCCGACTGGAGGGGCGATGCGATCGTCCCCGGCCTGTCGGGCAAGGAATTGAACGTCGTCAGCCTCGAGGGCGGGCGCGCGACGGCGATGACGAGCTACGCCTTCGGCATGCGGCTGCGCGAGGTGGTCGCGGGGCCGGATGGTGCCCTGTATATCCTCGAGGACCAGGGCAGCCGAGGCGGTGACGGGACGCTGATGCGTCTGGTGCCCAAGTCCTGA
- a CDS encoding peroxiredoxin, whose protein sequence is MTLSIGSTAPDFTASTTEGDISFHDWIGDDWAILFSHPKAFTPVCTTELGYMAGLKDEFAKRNTKIIGLSVDTSEDNKNWLPDIEEVSGNKVDYPVIGDSDLNVAKLYNMLPADESGSAEGRTAANNATVRTVYIIGPDKKIRAMLLYPMSSGRNFDEVLRLLDSVQLTENKGVATPVNWKNGEDVIVPPTVSDEDAKAKFGDFETVKPYLRRIPQPQ, encoded by the coding sequence ATGACCCTCTCGATCGGCTCGACCGCCCCCGACTTCACCGCCTCGACCACCGAGGGCGACATCAGCTTCCACGACTGGATCGGCGATGACTGGGCGATCCTCTTCTCGCACCCGAAGGCCTTCACGCCCGTGTGCACGACCGAGCTCGGCTACATGGCCGGCCTCAAGGACGAGTTCGCCAAGCGCAATACCAAGATCATCGGCCTGTCGGTCGACACGAGCGAGGATAACAAGAACTGGCTTCCGGACATCGAGGAAGTGTCGGGCAACAAGGTCGACTATCCGGTGATCGGCGACAGCGACCTCAACGTCGCCAAGCTCTACAACATGCTGCCCGCCGACGAGAGCGGCAGCGCCGAGGGCCGCACCGCCGCCAACAATGCGACCGTGCGCACCGTCTACATCATCGGCCCCGACAAGAAGATCCGCGCCATGCTCCTCTATCCGATGAGCTCGGGCCGCAACTTCGACGAGGTGCTGCGCCTTCTCGACAGCGTCCAGCTGACCGAGAACAAGGGCGTCGCCACGCCGGTGAACTGGAAGAATGGCGAGGATGTCATCGTGCCGCCGACCGTCTCGGACGAGGACGCCAAGGCCAAGTTCGGCGACTTCGAAACCGTGAAGCCCTACCTGCGCCGCATCCCGCAGCCGCAGTGA
- a CDS encoding cysteine synthase A, which produces MTIRTDVLDAIGNTPLIKLRRASEETGCTILGKAEWMNPGQSVKDRAAKSLVLDAIDEGRIARGGTIVDGTAGNTGIGLTMVGNALGMETVIVIPDTQTEEKKQTLRMLGAQLVEVPAVPYRNPNNYVKIAGRIAEELSRSRDGGAMFADQFDNKANRQAHIDTTGPEIWQQTDGKVDGFICAVGTGGTLAGMAMALRERKKDIQIGIVDPPGAALYSYYTTGELKAEGSSITEGIGQGRITGNLEGLTVDHAFRVEDQESLDINFGLLEEEGLNLGLSSGINVAGAIRLAREMGPGHTIVTVLCDPGTRYASRLFNADFLREKGYRVPDFLTRQRPAIDIPYLPTE; this is translated from the coding sequence ATGACCATCCGCACCGACGTACTCGACGCCATCGGCAACACCCCGCTGATCAAGCTCCGCCGCGCCTCCGAGGAGACGGGCTGTACGATCCTCGGCAAGGCCGAATGGATGAACCCCGGACAGTCGGTGAAGGATCGCGCGGCCAAGAGCCTCGTCCTCGACGCGATCGACGAGGGGCGCATCGCGCGCGGCGGCACGATCGTCGACGGCACGGCGGGCAATACCGGCATCGGCCTCACCATGGTCGGCAATGCACTCGGCATGGAGACGGTGATCGTCATCCCCGACACGCAGACCGAGGAAAAGAAGCAGACGCTCCGCATGCTCGGCGCCCAGCTCGTCGAAGTGCCCGCGGTGCCCTATCGCAACCCGAACAATTACGTGAAGATCGCCGGCCGCATCGCCGAGGAACTGTCGCGCAGCCGCGACGGCGGCGCCATGTTCGCCGACCAGTTCGACAACAAGGCCAATCGCCAGGCGCATATCGACACGACCGGCCCCGAAATCTGGCAGCAGACCGACGGCAAGGTCGACGGCTTCATCTGTGCGGTCGGCACCGGCGGCACGCTCGCGGGCATGGCGATGGCGCTGCGCGAGCGCAAGAAGGACATCCAGATCGGCATCGTCGATCCGCCCGGCGCCGCGCTCTACAGCTATTACACGACCGGTGAACTCAAGGCCGAGGGCAGCTCGATCACCGAGGGGATCGGCCAGGGCCGCATCACCGGCAACCTCGAAGGCCTCACCGTCGATCACGCCTTCCGCGTCGAGGACCAGGAAAGCCTCGACATCAACTTCGGCCTGCTCGAGGAAGAAGGCCTCAACCTCGGCCTGTCCTCGGGCATCAACGTGGCGGGCGCGATCCGCCTCGCCAGGGAAATGGGCCCCGGTCACACCATCGTGACCGTGCTGTGCGATCCCGGCACCCGTTACGCCAGCCGCCTCTTCAACGCCGACTTCCTGCGCGAGAAAGGCTATCGGGTCCCCGATTTCCTGACCCGCCAACGCCCCGCAATCGACATTCCCTACCTTCCCACCGAATAG